Genomic segment of Myxococcales bacterium:
CGATTTTCAAACGGACGTCATTCCCTACTGCGCGGCATGCCATTCGTCCCTCGACGAGGCCTCTCTTCAGGGAGCGGGCGAGCGAGCAGAAAAGGAAGTGGCAGAACGCAAGCACTTCGCACCGATCCTCGCCGGGGAGAAGGGCTATGGAAAGCTGAGTGAGGCGGAGCGCCAGACGCTGGTGACTCACATCAAGGCGGTCGATGCCAACTCGACGATCACGCTGGAATTTCCGCCGCAAGTCGCCAAAGGAGAGACGTTCCAGTTGACCGTGCGTTTGACCGGCGGCGCCGGACCCGTAGTAGGATTGGCGTTGGTCGATCGGCCCCATCGTTGGTATGCCCGGTCCGCCAGCGTCGTCGGCTGGGAAATAGTCGGAGCGCCGACCATCATCGGCCCCGATGGCGCTCCGCAGACGGAGTGGATGGCAAAGCGCCCCGAGCGCCTCGGCCGCAATCTCACCTTCGTCAATGTGACCGGGGTCGAGTCCGATGCGGTCGCCGGGACCTGGTCGAAAAGCAAGGTGATCTTCACCTTGAAGGCCCCCGACAAGGCCGGAGATTTCCCGCTGGTCGGTGCTTACTTCTACGGGACGGAAAAGGCATCGCCTTTGGGTTACGAAACCCATCCGATCTACGGCAAGCTGATTCGCGGGACCTACACCGGAAAGTCGGGTCGCGTGAAGTTCTCGCCCGCGCACGTCATTAGTGTCCGGTAGAGAAGGTCAGGTAGACAAGCTCAGGGCAGGCGCGGACTCGGCAGAGGATGCCGATACAGCTTGGCCGCGTTTTCGTGGGCAATCATTCGGATCTCCTCGACAGGCAAATCTCCCAATACCGCTTTCATGACTGCTTGGGTGTCGGGCCAGGTCCCGTCACCGTGCGGAAAATCGGATTCGAAGAGGATGTTTTCCACACCGATGGTGTGTCGGGTGGAAATGGTCGACGGGTCGTCGATCATGCAAAACCAAAAATTTCGCCGCAGGACGTCACTGGGCGAATTGTTCTTGTCCGGCCAGTTCTGACCATATCCCGAGCGCGCCATGATGTTGTCGACACGGTCGATCAACATGGCGACCCAGCCGATGCCACCCTCTGACATCGCGATCTTGAGATCCGGGTACTTCACGGGCCAGGGGCTCCACAACCACTCCGCGCAGGCAGATAACGCCATCGGCCCGAACAGAGTCGAACCGAGTTCGAGCATGGGAGCGCCCGCGGGCATCTTGGGGAAACCCGAGGACCCGATGTGCAGGTTCAAAACGGTTTCCGTCTCGGTGCACGCTCGAATGATGGGATCCCAGTAGGAGTCGAAAACCGACGGGTAGCCCAACTCGTGGGGCTGCTCGGGAAAGGTGACGGCGGTAAATCCCCGTGCCGCGTTGCGGCGGATCTCGTCCGCGCCTTTTTCGGGATCGGAGAGAAACGTGATGCCCAGGGGCACGATGCGATCCTTGTACGGGGAATACCACTCTTCGAACAGCCAATCATTCCAGGCATGAACACAAGCGAGCCCGAGTTCCTGATTCTTGGATTCGGAAAACAAGGTGCCGCCGAAACCCGTGACGCCAGATGGAAAGTTGACCGACGCGTAAATGCCGCCGATGTCCATGTCTTTGATGCGAGCGTCGATGTCGTAGCAGCCGGCCCGGACCTCGGAGAACCGACAGGGTTCCATGCGGTGATCTTCCTTGGGTCTGCCGGCCACGCACATGAAGCCGACCTGGAAGTACGGTTGCTCCTCGTACATCCAGACCTCGTGGCCCTCCTCGGTTTCGATCACCCGGGGTGCCTGATCCTGAAATTTCGCAGGCAGCCGACCTTCGAAGGTATGTTTTGGTTCGAGCAGATGATCGTCTACCGAGATCAATGTGTAGTTTACGTCGCGTGGCTCGGGGTCCGGAAGCAATGGGTGCTTCACGGGTCGCTTAATGCCGAGTTTTATGACTTTCACCATGGGCCAACACCTCCCGTATCACTGCGTGGTCGAACGTCGCCCTACATGTTCGGCGCGAAGCGATTTCACCGCAACCCGGCCTTGTGGCGAGTCGTAGACCGAACGGTCTAGGTTACCGCCGTGAAACGGATTGAATTCGAGCTGAAACCGGAACGCCCTTATTCGCTTTCCCGCACCGCGGCGCGCCTGGTTCGCTTTACCGAAGTAGTCGATCGCATGGACCCAGACGGTCAGCACCGTCGTTGTCTGCATTTGAATGGCAAGTTGGCGCTGATGAGCGTCGTCCAGTCGGGCTCTGCCGCCCGGGCCATCTTGCACATCCAACTCATCGGAGAAGCCGTCGACGATCCCGCATCGCGCGTCGCCGCTGAACGCGTGGTTCGACAGTCGCTCGGTGCCGGCTGCAAGTTGCGCCCGTTCTACCGAGCCTTTGGCGACGACCCCTTGTTGGCCGCTTCCATTCGCTCCCACCAGGGCATGTCTCTGTGCGGTGGAGCCACGCTGTTCGAGGCGATACTGACATCGATACTCGCGCAACAAGTCAATCTGAAGTTTGCGTATTCGATCTACGAGGCACTCACGCGACGCTACGGCGAGCGACTCGAGGTAGACGGGGAAACCTTCATTGCCTTTCCAACGCCTGCGCGCATCGCCCGGATCCGCGAAACCAGTTTGAGGAATTTCAAACTCAGCGGCGCCAAGGCCGGCGCGATTCGCCGGATCGCCAGAGCATTTGCGACTCGAGAACTCGAAGAAAGCGAACTCGACCGGCTGGCCGACGAAGAAGTGATCGAGCGCCTGATTGCCTACAAGGGGATTGGCCGCTGGACCGCCGAAACCTCGATGATGCGTGGCCTGGGCAGA
This window contains:
- a CDS encoding amidohydrolase, which produces MVKVIKLGIKRPVKHPLLPDPEPRDVNYTLISVDDHLLEPKHTFEGRLPAKFQDQAPRVIETEEGHEVWMYEEQPYFQVGFMCVAGRPKEDHRMEPCRFSEVRAGCYDIDARIKDMDIGGIYASVNFPSGVTGFGGTLFSESKNQELGLACVHAWNDWLFEEWYSPYKDRIVPLGITFLSDPEKGADEIRRNAARGFTAVTFPEQPHELGYPSVFDSYWDPIIRACTETETVLNLHIGSSGFPKMPAGAPMLELGSTLFGPMALSACAEWLWSPWPVKYPDLKIAMSEGGIGWVAMLIDRVDNIMARSGYGQNWPDKNNSPSDVLRRNFWFCMIDDPSTISTRHTIGVENILFESDFPHGDGTWPDTQAVMKAVLGDLPVEEIRMIAHENAAKLYRHPLPSPRLP
- a CDS encoding DNA-3-methyladenine glycosylase 2 family protein, with the translated sequence MKRIEFELKPERPYSLSRTAARLVRFTEVVDRMDPDGQHRRCLHLNGKLALMSVVQSGSAARAILHIQLIGEAVDDPASRVAAERVVRQSLGAGCKLRPFYRAFGDDPLLAASIRSHQGMSLCGGATLFEAILTSILAQQVNLKFAYSIYEALTRRYGERLEVDGETFIAFPTPARIARIRETSLRNFKLSGAKAGAIRRIARAFATRELEESELDRLADEEVIERLIAYKGIGRWTAETSMMRGLGRVDIFPAGDLGVIKKIAVEMLGRTEKVTEAEMREFSERWRPHRSLALIYAYATLYSTDKTDK